A window of Costertonia aggregata contains these coding sequences:
- a CDS encoding DUF1761 domain-containing protein: METMYINHIAVVVCAISNLVVGALWYSPALFYKAWKKENGLTDEDFKNINMGKMYGISFILALIMSYNMAFFLGDSETDWVWGITAGFLTGFGWCAMIFAAIGLFEKKSWKYILINSGYIIVYFTLIGFILGIWR; encoded by the coding sequence ATGGAAACAATGTACATTAATCATATCGCAGTAGTAGTATGTGCGATATCAAACCTAGTAGTAGGTGCCCTATGGTATAGTCCGGCACTTTTCTATAAAGCGTGGAAAAAGGAAAATGGACTAACCGACGAGGATTTCAAAAACATCAATATGGGAAAGATGTATGGCATAAGTTTTATACTGGCTCTTATTATGTCTTACAATATGGCGTTTTTTCTTGGCGATTCAGAAACTGACTGGGTTTGGGGAATTACCGCAGGGTTCTTAACTGGTTTTGGATGGTGTGCTATGATTTTCGCAGCTATTGGCTTGTTTGAAAAGAAATCGTGGAAATACATTCTAATCAATAGCGGATATATTATCGTTTACTTTACATTAATAGGTTTCATTCTTGGAATCTGGAGATAA
- a CDS encoding TolB family protein, with protein sequence MKKTLYFILATTFSLGCSAQQKIAYNVLEDAATQDYEIYVMDTEGNNSKNISNSKSVDWVYDSFGDKIYFLSDRGECFRCFYLYEMDSNGNNLRKITDFKLGDSWLSTRNEGKEFIVKPAEAEDASFYIIDSKGTIIEKIKVDLTYANDPTFSPNGEKIVFRGSDKKSPRELGFTDALYVMDLSSKKMKKITSHPDENAGKQWTGYLAAAPRWRADGKISFASKRDNNYDIYIINPDGTEMTSVTPLENNQVYHHWSADGELIFEASMNNHNGYELYKRTKDGKTVQLTEDKTEQYAPVFVNSKK encoded by the coding sequence ATGAAAAAGACACTTTATTTTATTCTAGCAACTACATTCAGTTTAGGGTGTAGTGCGCAACAGAAAATTGCATATAATGTTCTAGAGGATGCAGCAACTCAAGATTACGAAATCTACGTAATGGATACTGAAGGGAACAATAGTAAGAACATTTCCAATTCTAAATCTGTAGATTGGGTATATGATAGCTTTGGCGATAAAATTTACTTCCTTTCTGATAGAGGTGAATGCTTCCGGTGCTTCTATCTATATGAGATGGATTCTAATGGGAATAACCTCAGAAAAATTACAGATTTTAAATTGGGAGATAGCTGGTTAAGCACAAGAAACGAAGGAAAGGAATTTATAGTAAAACCTGCCGAAGCGGAAGATGCATCATTCTACATTATTGATTCTAAGGGAACAATAATAGAAAAAATAAAAGTTGATTTAACCTATGCAAATGACCCAACCTTTTCACCAAATGGAGAGAAGATAGTTTTTAGAGGTAGCGATAAAAAATCACCGAGAGAACTTGGTTTTACAGACGCATTGTATGTAATGGATTTATCGTCAAAAAAGATGAAAAAAATCACTTCTCATCCTGATGAAAATGCTGGAAAGCAGTGGACAGGTTATTTGGCAGCAGCACCCAGATGGAGAGCAGATGGCAAAATATCTTTTGCCTCAAAGAGAGACAACAATTATGATATTTATATCATTAATCCTGACGGTACTGAAATGACATCAGTAACACCACTTGAGAATAACCAAGTTTATCATCATTGGAGTGCCGATGGAGAATTAATCTTTGAAGCTTCAATGAACAACCACAATGGCTATGAGCTATATAAGAGGACAAAAGATGGCAAAACTGTCCAACTAACGGAAGACAAAACAGAACAGTATGCACCGGTATTCGTTAACTCAAAGAAGTAA
- a CDS encoding DUF3052 family protein: protein METVGYSKTPLSKKLGIKEKMKLLTVNEPRPYKEFFFEFPDAVIINPKLENQSLDLIHIFIKTRTELAAIVNRIKPLLKKEGVLWVSWPKGSSTIKTELKREPIRDYILKTGLVDTKVCAVDSDWSGLKFVYRKENR from the coding sequence ATGGAAACTGTAGGATATTCTAAAACACCTCTTTCAAAGAAGCTGGGGATAAAAGAAAAAATGAAGCTACTTACGGTTAACGAACCACGACCATATAAAGAATTCTTTTTTGAATTTCCGGATGCTGTTATCATAAATCCAAAACTTGAAAACCAAAGCCTTGACCTTATCCATATTTTCATAAAAACCAGAACAGAGCTTGCTGCCATTGTCAACAGAATAAAACCGCTATTAAAAAAAGAAGGAGTCCTTTGGGTAAGTTGGCCCAAAGGCTCTTCTACAATTAAGACAGAACTTAAAAGAGAACCTATTAGAGATTATATCTTAAAAACTGGACTTGTTGACACTAAAGTGTGCGCAGTTGACTCGGATTGGTCTGGGCTAAAGTTTGTGTATCGTAAAGAAAATAGATGA
- a CDS encoding aspartate/glutamate racemase family protein has protein sequence MKKIGLIGGMSWESTQVYYRIINQLTREIKGGHHSANCIIDSLDFAEVEKFQSSNNWQSLNEMMAKSAKNLELAGAECLVLCTNTMHLCSPSIISQTNIPFLHIAEETGKAISEKGLKKVLLLGTDFTMKSRFYSKILNENFGIEVCIPNNEDRIIIHRIIYEELVFGIFTIQSKIKYIRIIEKAVELGIEGVILGCTEIPLLIKDSDIKLPVFDTTYIHAEAAVKFSITQ, from the coding sequence ATGAAAAAAATAGGATTAATAGGTGGTATGAGTTGGGAATCTACGCAAGTTTATTACCGAATAATAAATCAGTTGACCAGAGAGATTAAAGGGGGTCATCATTCTGCAAATTGTATTATCGACAGTTTGGATTTTGCAGAAGTAGAGAAATTTCAAAGTTCCAATAATTGGCAATCATTAAATGAAATGATGGCCAAATCGGCCAAAAATTTAGAACTTGCTGGCGCTGAATGCTTAGTTCTTTGTACTAACACAATGCACCTATGCAGTCCTTCGATAATCTCTCAAACTAACATTCCTTTTCTGCACATTGCAGAAGAGACTGGTAAAGCAATTTCTGAAAAAGGCTTAAAAAAAGTCCTTCTATTAGGAACCGATTTTACAATGAAAAGTCGGTTCTATTCAAAAATACTCAATGAAAATTTTGGAATAGAAGTGTGTATTCCAAACAATGAAGATAGAATAATAATTCATCGTATAATTTATGAAGAGCTAGTGTTTGGAATCTTCACAATACAATCTAAGATTAAATACATCCGTATTATAGAAAAGGCAGTTGAGCTAGGCATAGAAGGTGTTATTCTTGGATGTACCGAAATCCCTCTTCTAATTAAGGATAGCGATATTAAGTTACCTGTTTTTGACACTACATATATCCACGCAGAAGCTGCCGTAAAGTTTTCAATCACTCAATAA
- a CDS encoding DUF5655 domain-containing protein has translation MAKTSYQIEQEFINDINSITGNDLKSWLKIIGETSLSKRNEILNWLKSEHNFRHQDASLLAGIYVNDGKPVYADSGDLLENQFNKKEHLRPLYDTLMEAILKRLPNTRIEAKKTYVSLNAKREYAAIGIKSKEIRLAMDLDGEPNGSDFVKQTGIGCMPRISHMIKLNQASQITDNLLDKMEKAYKRME, from the coding sequence ATGGCAAAAACATCTTATCAAATTGAACAAGAATTTATCAATGATATAAATTCAATAACAGGTAACGACTTAAAATCCTGGTTAAAAATTATTGGGGAAACAAGCCTATCTAAACGCAATGAAATTTTGAACTGGTTAAAATCAGAGCATAATTTCAGACATCAAGATGCTTCACTACTTGCTGGAATCTATGTCAATGATGGCAAACCTGTCTATGCCGATTCAGGTGACCTATTAGAAAACCAGTTCAATAAGAAAGAACACCTAAGACCGCTTTATGATACTTTGATGGAAGCGATACTCAAACGACTTCCCAATACCCGTATCGAAGCAAAGAAAACTTATGTCTCGCTCAATGCGAAGCGAGAATATGCAGCTATCGGTATCAAGTCGAAGGAAATCCGCCTGGCAATGGATTTGGATGGTGAACCCAACGGTAGTGATTTTGTAAAACAAACCGGCATTGGTTGTATGCCACGGATTTCACATATGATAAAACTCAACCAGGCATCCCAGATTACGGACAACCTTTTGGATAAGATGGAAAAGGCGTATAAACGAATGGAATAA
- a CDS encoding DinB family protein produces the protein METQLLETWQIQNQLNLYLLESIDEADLDAEMTSKGRSVFKQFAHINNVRLMWLKEAAPEIYSSAHKIEMDSNPSKELLQETLATTGELILMLLSKGIAENRIKGFKPHPLAFLGYLTAHEAHHRSQIIIALKQIGKPVGKKIGFGLWEWGTKI, from the coding sequence ATGGAAACACAACTATTAGAAACCTGGCAAATTCAAAACCAGCTTAACCTCTACTTGCTTGAGAGTATAGACGAAGCAGATTTAGATGCTGAAATGACGAGTAAAGGACGCTCAGTTTTTAAGCAATTCGCTCACATTAATAATGTCCGATTGATGTGGCTTAAAGAAGCTGCACCAGAAATTTACAGTAGTGCGCACAAAATTGAAATGGACAGCAATCCATCTAAGGAACTGCTTCAAGAGACACTGGCGACGACAGGTGAACTGATATTGATGTTATTATCCAAAGGCATAGCCGAAAACCGTATCAAAGGTTTTAAACCACATCCATTGGCCTTTTTGGGTTATTTAACGGCACACGAAGCGCATCATCGAAGTCAGATAATAATAGCCCTTAAACAAATTGGAAAACCAGTTGGCAAAAAAATCGGTTTTGGATTATGGGAATGGGGCACTAAAATTTAA
- a CDS encoding sialidase family protein, whose product MRYLIIALSLQIFIFSCNAQIRPENEVLISEGINFPITEPHFVINPNNEQHYLVAAIVATEPEVLDSNFPASHIVLFQSYDAGLTWVAEHFDDNVSLGADPWLALNDMGTVILSALTKFKDKKPVYLATYTSTDEGKTWEYSQNFGFGHDRQSMILNPKTQEFLIVSSKYLQDDRNRRRSGLMAIQLSSKGTFMRSSTYLHGNVDIQMNMPVMTTEGELLIPYIGYLSNNKMLKQKNTWLLPSDNFGKTFHDPLLMFNATTGHTNIVIDTTSNFKNRIYSLKALGAFREFKGFELLYSDNAGESWSDQKRIGQSTGKSDYMRNANMAVNKDGTLAIFWYDRRNHPDKNDIYFTASTDGGITFLPEIRITKVSTIPTTDANGWTGKRWAVGGDYSGIQPLSNGSFQIVWADSRNGFYQLFTKNIKIEK is encoded by the coding sequence ATGAGATATTTAATAATAGCCCTGAGTCTGCAAATTTTCATTTTCAGTTGCAACGCACAGATAAGACCCGAAAATGAAGTTTTAATCAGTGAAGGCATCAATTTCCCCATAACCGAACCTCATTTCGTGATTAACCCTAATAACGAACAACATTATCTCGTGGCTGCCATTGTCGCCACTGAACCCGAAGTGCTGGATTCCAATTTCCCAGCCAGCCATATCGTATTGTTTCAATCCTATGATGCGGGACTGACTTGGGTGGCAGAACATTTTGACGATAATGTTTCCCTGGGCGCAGACCCTTGGCTGGCATTAAACGATATGGGAACGGTGATTCTCTCGGCGTTGACCAAATTCAAGGATAAAAAACCTGTCTATTTAGCGACCTATACTTCTACTGACGAGGGAAAAACTTGGGAATATTCACAGAATTTTGGATTCGGGCACGACAGGCAATCTATGATTTTGAATCCCAAAACACAGGAATTTCTTATTGTTTCCAGTAAATATTTACAGGATGATAGAAACCGTCGTCGTAGTGGTTTGATGGCCATTCAACTGAGCAGTAAAGGTACATTTATGCGAAGCAGCACCTATCTGCACGGCAATGTAGATATTCAGATGAATATGCCAGTGATGACCACGGAAGGTGAATTGCTTATTCCCTATATCGGGTATTTATCGAACAATAAAATGTTGAAACAGAAGAATACTTGGTTATTACCTTCAGATAATTTTGGAAAGACTTTTCACGACCCTTTATTGATGTTCAATGCCACTACGGGTCACACTAATATCGTTATAGATACTACTTCAAATTTTAAAAACAGGATATATAGCCTAAAAGCATTAGGTGCATTCAGGGAATTCAAGGGTTTTGAATTGCTCTATTCCGATAACGCTGGGGAATCTTGGTCAGACCAAAAAAGAATCGGACAATCAACTGGTAAATCCGACTATATGCGCAATGCGAATATGGCTGTAAACAAGGATGGAACACTCGCTATTTTCTGGTATGACCGTAGAAATCATCCCGATAAAAATGATATCTACTTTACGGCTTCGACCGATGGCGGAATTACCTTCCTTCCAGAAATACGGATAACCAAAGTATCTACCATCCCAACAACAGATGCCAACGGTTGGACTGGAAAGCGCTGGGCTGTTGGCGGCGATTATTCAGGCATTCAGCCGTTATCGAACGGAAGTTTTCAAATTGTTTGGGCAGATAGCCGAAACGGATTCTATCAATTATTTACTAAAAATATAAAGATTGAAAAATGA
- a CDS encoding S41 family peptidase: MKKILYIVIVSIFLFSFNANAQSLPDRECNCSEVFEELTEKLESNYLAYKKLVEADQEKKYKNLKHSYNRLLKNLTADNCTRMLQLFLQEFDDGHLFVFEEPEYTSKEKAILQREAKKNRKNVDAVLKKLEEQGHGKVTGIWSDGNYEIAVIQEGEYFKGYTITWSDTLPAGSLLASFKKGNMNGRMHGTWYNYNNEPKFIEADLSKENTLLNFSSENKWGRIVGKPKREVAITNKDDITQPSIQFLDDETTLFTIPSFSSDPSYLQQLLLKNAESVATRTKLIIDVRGNTGGNAVYFGFIPVYATQGLSASVPGEVLASEDTKNYFERLVKSNPNLYQPVVNRIEKNMGEIVEGPAYPARPFESYPSKIEKVAILADGACASACESFILHSKAMSNKVKVYGSNTAGVIDYTSVTIVKLFSSGNQNIYFGFPTSSLSKSYLTDAYPNGYNTTGINPDVTIPSTVADKVLYVMEKMDE; encoded by the coding sequence ATGAAAAAAATCCTTTATATAGTAATTGTAAGTATTTTTTTATTTTCATTTAACGCAAACGCTCAATCACTTCCAGACCGAGAGTGCAACTGTAGTGAAGTATTTGAAGAGCTTACAGAAAAGCTTGAATCAAATTATCTCGCATATAAAAAGCTGGTCGAGGCTGACCAAGAAAAAAAGTACAAGAATTTAAAGCATAGTTACAACCGATTGCTTAAAAACCTAACCGCTGATAACTGCACCCGTATGCTACAGTTGTTTCTTCAAGAGTTTGATGATGGACATCTCTTTGTATTCGAAGAGCCTGAATATACTTCTAAGGAAAAGGCAATTCTTCAGCGCGAAGCCAAGAAAAACCGTAAGAATGTTGATGCCGTTCTCAAAAAACTCGAAGAGCAAGGCCACGGAAAGGTCACTGGAATATGGTCGGACGGTAATTATGAGATTGCCGTGATTCAGGAAGGGGAATACTTCAAAGGCTATACTATCACTTGGTCGGATACGCTACCAGCAGGAAGTCTGTTGGCATCTTTCAAAAAAGGAAATATGAATGGAAGAATGCACGGAACTTGGTACAACTATAACAATGAGCCCAAGTTTATTGAGGCCGACCTATCTAAGGAAAACACATTACTTAATTTCTCTAGTGAAAATAAATGGGGACGAATTGTAGGGAAACCGAAACGTGAGGTAGCAATAACCAACAAAGATGATATTACCCAGCCTTCCATTCAGTTTTTGGATGACGAAACCACATTGTTTACCATCCCTTCATTCAGTTCTGACCCAAGCTATTTACAACAATTACTTCTAAAGAACGCAGAATCTGTAGCGACCAGAACAAAACTAATTATTGACGTCCGCGGAAATACTGGCGGGAATGCCGTTTACTTTGGTTTTATTCCTGTTTATGCTACGCAAGGCTTGTCTGCAAGTGTACCGGGCGAAGTTCTGGCTTCTGAAGATACCAAGAACTATTTTGAACGACTGGTAAAGAGCAATCCGAATTTATACCAACCTGTAGTTAACCGAATAGAAAAAAATATGGGCGAAATTGTAGAAGGACCAGCTTATCCCGCGAGACCCTTCGAATCTTATCCCTCAAAAATTGAAAAGGTTGCTATCCTTGCCGATGGCGCTTGTGCGAGTGCGTGTGAATCTTTCATTTTGCACTCAAAGGCAATGAGTAACAAAGTGAAAGTGTACGGTAGCAATACCGCAGGGGTTATTGATTATACAAGTGTTACGATAGTAAAGTTATTTTCCTCTGGAAATCAAAATATCTATTTCGGCTTCCCAACAAGTTCCCTTAGCAAAAGTTATTTAACGGATGCATATCCAAATGGATATAATACAACAGGTATTAATCCTGATGTTACCATTCCATCTACGGTAGCTGATAAGGTTTTATACGTGATGGAAAAGATGGATGAATAG
- a CDS encoding RteC domain-containing protein, whose protein sequence is MQTSIKNILDEYKNEIEDVGLGNLEDFLVVEKGIQISRRCIQSLRVLLRNKEFDSPEDEIRFFKEQKPCVYTKIKFYSKLYQFLLRRPQGSLNKQRRFIDQEIEKLQEDIRENLDFVKYYREGSTYLDKYYFLRGKDEVKLITDTSYYLTDNEFSISHDNLVAEILAYDLLINHYQKLLSDLRFLRKNGLKAQKATSYHHKRSLKWTATKTDLIELLYALHTSGAIEDGQISIKQLAEACEELFELEFDNVYRTYLEIKGRKNDRTKFLDRLKTSLMVKIEKDEL, encoded by the coding sequence ATGCAAACTAGTATTAAAAACATACTTGATGAATACAAAAATGAGATTGAAGATGTAGGTCTAGGGAACCTGGAAGATTTCTTGGTCGTGGAAAAAGGTATACAGATTTCTCGCAGATGCATCCAGAGTCTAAGGGTCTTACTAAGAAATAAAGAGTTTGATAGTCCAGAAGATGAGATTAGGTTCTTTAAAGAGCAAAAACCCTGTGTGTACACAAAAATAAAGTTCTATTCTAAGCTATATCAATTTCTATTGAGACGACCTCAAGGGAGTTTAAACAAACAACGCCGATTTATTGACCAAGAAATTGAAAAGTTGCAAGAAGACATTCGCGAGAATTTAGATTTTGTAAAATACTATCGAGAAGGTAGCACCTATCTCGACAAGTACTATTTCCTACGAGGAAAAGATGAAGTAAAATTGATTACCGATACCTCATATTATCTTACTGACAACGAATTCTCAATAAGTCACGATAATCTAGTTGCAGAAATTCTGGCGTATGATTTGCTTATAAATCATTACCAAAAGCTTTTGAGCGATTTACGTTTTCTTAGAAAAAATGGTTTAAAGGCCCAAAAGGCTACTAGTTATCATCATAAAAGAAGCCTAAAATGGACGGCTACAAAAACTGACTTAATCGAATTGCTTTATGCACTACATACCTCAGGTGCAATCGAAGATGGTCAAATCTCAATCAAGCAATTGGCCGAGGCCTGTGAAGAGCTATTTGAACTGGAATTTGATAACGTTTATAGGACATATCTGGAAATAAAAGGACGCAAAAATGATAGAACCAAATTCTTGGATAGGCTTAAAACAAGTTTAATGGTAAAAATCGAAAAAGATGAACTTTAA
- a CDS encoding DUF4138 domain-containing protein yields MLFIFAFTPRLCSAQATAHAQTTHILDTIYANETKNVALFFPEPIRQGITGSDNFVFTYNREKEQYFGLLQAKPGKESNLLVVNRNGSIFSYIVRYKKQLSKLNYFIPESNSIGNEKPTVTDSILAESSEEQVDNRTYHYQKFCSYLLNRKQRIGRIKKRNEGIVLSVENIVFDKEELYFVIQIENNSTLDYDLNFLNLSIETRQKGKKKSLQRLYQEPIHKHSLPLKIAESETVRFVYVLPKFSLSNDRRAILELNEKDGERNIEMKLSHKYINNPN; encoded by the coding sequence ATGCTCTTTATTTTTGCTTTCACACCTCGACTATGCTCGGCACAGGCTACAGCGCACGCACAAACTACGCACATACTCGACACCATTTACGCGAACGAAACCAAAAACGTCGCGCTATTCTTTCCAGAACCTATTAGGCAAGGCATAACCGGTTCAGACAATTTTGTCTTTACCTACAATCGTGAGAAAGAACAATATTTCGGACTTCTTCAAGCCAAGCCAGGAAAGGAAAGTAATTTGCTGGTAGTCAACCGAAATGGTTCAATTTTTTCGTATATTGTAAGGTATAAAAAACAGCTTTCTAAGCTCAATTATTTCATTCCAGAATCAAATAGTATCGGGAATGAAAAACCGACTGTAACCGATTCAATTCTTGCTGAATCTTCTGAAGAGCAGGTAGATAACAGAACATACCATTACCAAAAATTCTGCTCGTATCTGCTCAATAGAAAACAGCGTATTGGTCGAATTAAAAAGCGGAATGAAGGTATTGTTTTGAGTGTTGAGAATATCGTTTTTGATAAAGAAGAGCTCTACTTCGTTATCCAGATTGAGAACAATTCTACCTTGGATTACGACCTTAATTTCTTGAACCTTTCCATCGAAACTCGACAAAAAGGAAAAAAGAAATCGCTACAACGTTTGTATCAAGAGCCGATACACAAACATAGTCTGCCTTTGAAAATTGCAGAAAGTGAAACGGTACGGTTCGTTTATGTGTTGCCCAAGTTCTCGTTATCCAATGACCGCAGGGCAATTTTAGAACTGAATGAAAAGGATGGTGAACGAAATATTGAAATGAAACTATCGCACAAATATATCAATAACCCAAATTAA
- the traM gene encoding conjugative transposon protein TraM encodes MKVEKNKIVFAAVLAVIFIFLISYSVMIMGDDDSENESLQQTLVPDLEESQKEYESKLDAINDLKEVRETNAPSIYDEKLIDSLGFYDPDLPEREKERIVDSIYDAGKIKYSEKRYQHLGQRRAPQKNTPKVDSAEVKREQKIEAKELGLEHQLFFAASPKPNEVSIIGNTDETIYVVVDGDQVVQANTRLRMRLTKAATINGKLMPKNTPIFGFISFQPNRALIEIENIKHHPTKLKAFDLQDGSEGIYVENNFREEATREVLDDVIGDINIPSVPQVGGLTQVFRRSNRRVKVTVLNNYRLILKPKL; translated from the coding sequence ATGAAAGTTGAAAAAAACAAAATAGTATTCGCAGCTGTATTGGCCGTAATTTTCATATTCCTCATTTCCTATTCTGTAATGATAATGGGCGATGATGATAGCGAGAATGAAAGCCTGCAACAGACCTTAGTTCCTGATTTGGAAGAAAGCCAAAAGGAATATGAGTCCAAACTCGATGCTATTAACGACCTCAAGGAAGTACGTGAAACCAATGCACCCAGCATCTATGATGAAAAGCTGATTGATTCCTTGGGCTTTTACGACCCAGATTTACCGGAACGTGAAAAGGAACGCATTGTTGACAGTATCTATGATGCTGGCAAGATTAAGTATTCCGAAAAACGGTATCAACATTTGGGGCAAAGGCGAGCACCCCAAAAAAATACACCAAAAGTGGATTCAGCCGAAGTTAAAAGAGAACAAAAAATTGAAGCTAAGGAATTGGGCCTGGAACATCAACTGTTCTTTGCAGCTTCGCCCAAGCCCAATGAAGTTTCAATTATCGGCAATACTGATGAAACGATTTACGTAGTCGTAGATGGTGACCAAGTTGTTCAAGCAAATACTCGACTACGGATGCGCCTTACCAAAGCTGCTACAATAAATGGCAAACTGATGCCAAAGAACACACCGATATTTGGGTTTATCAGCTTTCAGCCCAATCGTGCATTGATTGAGATTGAAAACATAAAGCACCATCCCACCAAACTCAAAGCATTCGATTTGCAAGACGGTAGCGAGGGCATCTATGTTGAGAACAACTTTAGGGAAGAAGCTACGAGAGAGGTGCTCGATGATGTTATTGGTGATATAAATATCCCCAGTGTCCCACAAGTTGGCGGACTTACACAAGTATTCAGGCGTTCTAACCGAAGGGTAAAAGTAACCGTACTGAACAATTACAGATTAATTTTAAAACCAAAGCTATGA
- a CDS encoding conjugal transfer protein TraK has protein sequence MKTPYKNIYNVLKLNRFIVLAVVVCALLSSTFSVWVVFNTNQKALNSAFAINTNGSIIPLKLVTQKENFKVEALAHLELFHNYFYNIDASNYERNLKKALWLGNSSVDNLYRQKKADGVYNRLLQYSLVQKVLSIDSKISESNGTYSFTTTTIFEINRGSIIDTYELVSTGNLIMVDRNFPNNPHGLLITNYFENTLKKLNDES, from the coding sequence ATGAAAACACCTTACAAGAATATCTATAACGTCCTAAAACTGAATCGGTTTATTGTTTTGGCAGTCGTTGTCTGTGCGTTGCTGTCCAGCACCTTTTCAGTTTGGGTGGTATTCAACACTAATCAAAAGGCGCTCAATAGTGCATTCGCCATCAATACCAATGGCAGTATTATTCCCTTAAAACTCGTTACCCAAAAAGAAAATTTCAAGGTGGAAGCTCTCGCACATCTGGAATTGTTTCATAACTACTTCTACAACATCGATGCGAGCAATTATGAAAGGAATTTGAAAAAGGCGCTTTGGTTAGGCAATAGTTCCGTGGACAATCTGTACCGTCAGAAAAAAGCGGATGGCGTTTATAACAGATTGTTACAGTATTCCTTGGTTCAAAAAGTATTGAGTATTGATTCAAAAATTTCAGAAAGCAACGGTACGTACAGTTTCACTACGACGACCATTTTTGAAATCAATAGAGGCTCAATTATCGACACTTACGAATTGGTTTCCACCGGAAACCTGATTATGGTGGACCGGAACTTTCCCAACAATCCGCACGGACTTTTGATTACGAATTACTTTGAAAACACCTTAAAAAAATTAAACGATGAAAGTTGA
- a CDS encoding conjugal transfer protein, protein MSKTKILIIAMAFILLLPARAACQGMPVYDNTNFISLVKQLLESGKQTAEMIKSVKFLKEAKEAIEKVSSVVQQLRAVEEIAQNNQRLINVMQNDLQDILNSPYIKPEEIDRVMGSFETIVQNSLDTVDFIDEVLSSDYLKMSDAERAEILKAKELESKQMVSNITTKTKRYRDIISFRKMQDKVNNRETEY, encoded by the coding sequence ATGAGTAAAACAAAAATCTTAATTATCGCAATGGCATTCATCCTTTTACTGCCTGCACGCGCTGCGTGCCAGGGAATGCCGGTTTATGACAACACCAACTTTATCAGTTTGGTAAAACAGCTATTGGAATCCGGTAAACAGACGGCAGAAATGATTAAATCCGTCAAATTTCTGAAGGAAGCCAAAGAAGCGATAGAAAAAGTATCAAGCGTTGTCCAGCAGCTTAGAGCGGTTGAGGAAATCGCACAGAACAATCAGCGCCTTATCAATGTGATGCAAAATGACCTTCAGGATATTCTGAATTCGCCCTACATCAAACCCGAGGAAATTGACAGGGTTATGGGCTCTTTCGAGACCATTGTACAAAATTCATTGGACACGGTGGATTTTATAGACGAAGTTCTATCCAGCGATTACTTAAAAATGAGTGATGCCGAACGTGCCGAAATCCTAAAGGCAAAGGAACTGGAATCCAAACAAATGGTGTCCAACATCACTACGAAGACGAAACGCTATCGTGATATTATTTCTTTCAGAAAAATGCAGGATAAAGTCAATAACCGCGAAACAGAATATTAA